A section of the Arabiibacter massiliensis genome encodes:
- a CDS encoding 4Fe-4S dicluster domain-containing protein has protein sequence MPRGFFFDNTRCTGCRTCAMACKDYHDHGTDISFRMVIDYEGGGWTRTSEGSLAQDAYAYHVSLACNHCNNPVCTQVCPTGAMHKDELGLVWPDARKCIGCGYCTMACPYHAPHIDAHLKRSSKCDGCRERVAQDERPVCVEACPLRALDFGLASELQERHPHAVRSVMPLPDEDATNPNLYILPSPAALRAADGGGHIVNRKEMGL, from the coding sequence CGTTGCACCGGGTGCCGCACCTGCGCCATGGCCTGCAAGGATTACCACGACCACGGCACCGACATCTCGTTTCGCATGGTCATCGACTACGAGGGCGGCGGCTGGACGCGCACCTCGGAGGGCTCGCTTGCGCAGGACGCGTACGCGTACCACGTCTCGCTCGCCTGCAACCACTGCAACAACCCCGTGTGCACGCAGGTGTGCCCCACCGGCGCCATGCACAAGGACGAGCTGGGGCTCGTGTGGCCCGACGCGCGCAAGTGCATCGGCTGCGGCTACTGCACGATGGCCTGCCCCTACCACGCGCCGCACATCGACGCGCACCTCAAGCGCTCGAGCAAGTGCGACGGCTGCCGCGAGCGCGTGGCGCAAGACGAGCGGCCCGTGTGCGTGGAGGCGTGCCCGCTGCGCGCGCTCGACTTCGGCCTGGCGTCCGAGCTGCAGGAGCGGCATCCGCACGCGGTGCGCTCCGTGATGCCGCTGCCCGACGAGGACGCGACGAACCCGAATCTGTACATCCTGCCCTCCCCTGCGGCCCTGCGCGCGGCGGACGGCGGCGGGCACATCGTCAACCGCAAGGAGATGGGCTTATGA
- a CDS encoding DmsC/YnfH family molybdoenzyme membrane anchor subunit has protein sequence MTSGFDALSLAVFTSLAPGGVVAFIALALARIGARNPEAAVRLDRMIALPFAVVLTGFIASATHLGTPANALHVFSGIGRSPLSNEVLAAVAFLFLAGSYWMAAFKERFPDAVAKPWLVLACAAGVALVACTSVAYTVSTVPTWDSPYTPADLVLSAALTGPVLALLFLELAHARLRPLEGTLLALAAASLAAGTVVLGMHEASLGGIANNEFSASSLVPDYGAVVALHLALGAAGIAAAAWSLRRGQAERLTLILRVAACVLVLAAVFATRIEFYHLHMTVGF, from the coding sequence ATGACCAGCGGATTCGATGCGCTCTCGCTTGCGGTGTTCACCTCGCTTGCGCCCGGCGGCGTGGTGGCGTTCATCGCCCTCGCCCTCGCGCGGATCGGCGCGCGCAACCCCGAGGCGGCCGTGCGGCTCGACCGCATGATCGCGCTGCCGTTCGCCGTGGTGCTGACGGGCTTCATCGCCTCGGCCACCCACCTCGGCACGCCGGCGAACGCACTGCACGTGTTCTCGGGCATCGGCCGCTCGCCGCTTTCCAACGAGGTGCTGGCGGCCGTGGCGTTCCTGTTCCTGGCGGGGTCGTACTGGATGGCGGCGTTCAAGGAGCGCTTCCCGGACGCCGTGGCCAAGCCGTGGCTTGTGCTGGCGTGCGCGGCGGGCGTGGCGCTGGTGGCGTGCACGTCGGTGGCGTACACGGTGAGCACGGTTCCCACCTGGGATTCTCCGTACACGCCGGCAGATCTCGTGCTGTCGGCGGCGCTGACGGGACCCGTGCTGGCCCTGCTGTTCCTGGAGCTGGCCCATGCGCGGCTCCGGCCCCTCGAGGGGACGCTGCTCGCGCTTGCGGCCGCCTCGCTCGCCGCCGGAACCGTCGTGCTCGGGATGCACGAGGCCAGCCTCGGAGGAATCGCGAACAACGAGTTCTCCGCGAGCTCGCTCGTCCCGGACTACGGCGCGGTCGTGGCGCTGCATCTCGCGCTGGGCGCGGCCGGCATTGCCGCGGCGGCCTGGTCGCTGCGGCGCGGGCAGGCGGAGCGGCTCACCCTCATTCTGCGCGTGGCCGCCTGCGTCCTCGTCCTGGCCGCCGTGTTCGCCACCCGCATCGAGTTCTACCACCTGCACATGACCGTGGGGTTTTAA
- a CDS encoding MogA/MoaB family molybdenum cofactor biosynthesis protein, with amino-acid sequence MDQKITFAIITCSDTRGMKEDTAGAALEALIAENGWECKSHVVVPDERPFIASAIVRACDEMDVDVVLTCGGSGLSLRDVTPEATMDACQRNVPGIAEAMRAHSLAITPYAMLSRAVCMQRGRHLVINLPGSEKAARENWDGVVGVIPHAAKMMAGGGH; translated from the coding sequence ATGGACCAGAAGATCACCTTCGCCATCATCACGTGCTCCGACACGCGCGGGATGAAGGAGGACACGGCGGGCGCGGCGCTTGAGGCGCTCATCGCCGAGAACGGCTGGGAGTGCAAAAGCCACGTCGTGGTGCCCGACGAGCGGCCGTTCATCGCGTCGGCCATCGTGCGCGCCTGCGACGAGATGGATGTGGACGTGGTGCTCACCTGCGGCGGAAGCGGACTGTCGCTGCGCGACGTGACGCCCGAGGCCACGATGGACGCGTGCCAGCGCAACGTGCCGGGCATCGCCGAGGCCATGCGTGCGCACTCGCTGGCCATCACGCCCTACGCCATGCTCTCGCGCGCGGTGTGCATGCAGCGAGGGCGCCACCTGGTCATCAACCTGCCCGGCAGCGAAAAGGCCGCCCGCGAGAACTGGGACGGCGTCGTCGGCGTGATCCCGCACGCCGCCAAGATGATGGCCGGCGGCGGCCACTGA
- the glp gene encoding gephyrin-like molybdotransferase Glp, whose translation MPEMISLEEARALVLAQVKALPAETVPVLEAVGRVAAADLRSDIDIAPFAHSAMDGFALRAEEIAQASADAPVELDVVAEIAAGDVFEGSIEAGQCVRIMTGAPVPDAADSVVKYEIVDVVTGDGKAGSRVAFAAPTAVRSNVRDAGEEARAGEVVVGCGEVIGTAGVGFLAGCGIVEVPTHRKPRVAVIAIGSELVPPTEVPGPGKIRNSNSYALAACVQAAGGVPVVLPIVEDTHEALAAAVRAAAADYDFVVTSGGASNGDFDFIKPVVEELGQLLMTTVNMRPGKAQTFGLVDGTPVFGLPGNPAAAYVGFEMIVRPALRKMQGFSRFERPVVKARLAHDAKKKDPRRIFLRSTLSKDADGAYVATPAKNQSSGLFGPIQRSNCMVVLPEGLESRTAGSLVECVLLDVNEEVVL comes from the coding sequence ATGCCGGAGATGATCTCGCTCGAAGAGGCGCGCGCGCTCGTGTTGGCGCAGGTGAAGGCGCTGCCTGCGGAAACCGTGCCGGTGCTGGAGGCCGTGGGACGCGTGGCGGCCGCCGACCTGCGAAGCGACATCGACATCGCGCCGTTCGCCCACTCGGCCATGGACGGCTTCGCGCTGCGCGCCGAGGAGATCGCCCAGGCAAGCGCCGACGCGCCGGTTGAGCTGGACGTGGTGGCCGAGATCGCGGCGGGCGACGTGTTCGAGGGTTCCATCGAAGCCGGCCAGTGCGTGCGCATCATGACGGGCGCGCCCGTGCCCGACGCCGCAGACTCCGTGGTGAAGTACGAGATCGTGGACGTGGTGACCGGCGACGGCAAGGCGGGCAGCCGCGTGGCCTTCGCCGCCCCCACCGCCGTGCGCTCCAATGTGCGCGATGCCGGCGAGGAGGCGCGGGCCGGCGAGGTGGTGGTCGGGTGCGGCGAGGTGATCGGCACGGCCGGCGTCGGGTTTCTGGCGGGCTGCGGCATCGTGGAGGTGCCGACGCACCGCAAGCCGCGCGTGGCCGTGATCGCCATCGGCTCGGAGCTCGTCCCTCCCACCGAGGTGCCCGGCCCCGGCAAGATCCGCAACTCCAACAGCTACGCGCTGGCCGCGTGCGTCCAGGCCGCCGGCGGGGTGCCCGTCGTGCTGCCCATCGTGGAGGACACGCACGAGGCGCTCGCGGCCGCGGTGCGCGCGGCGGCGGCCGACTACGATTTCGTGGTGACGAGCGGCGGCGCGTCCAACGGCGACTTCGATTTCATCAAGCCGGTGGTGGAGGAGCTGGGGCAGCTGCTGATGACTACGGTGAACATGCGTCCCGGCAAGGCGCAGACGTTCGGCCTGGTGGATGGCACGCCCGTGTTCGGCCTGCCCGGCAACCCGGCGGCCGCCTACGTGGGCTTCGAGATGATCGTGCGCCCGGCGCTGCGCAAGATGCAGGGCTTCTCCCGCTTCGAGCGCCCGGTGGTCAAGGCCCGGCTCGCGCACGACGCCAAGAAGAAGGACCCGCGTCGCATCTTCCTGCGCTCGACGCTTTCCAAGGACGCCGACGGCGCTTACGTGGCGACGCCAGCGAAGAACCAGAGCTCGGGCTTGTTCGGGCCCATCCAGCGCAGCAACTGCATGGTGGTGCTGCCCGAGGGCCTCGAGTCGCGCACGGCCGGCTCGCTCGTGGAATGCGTTTTGCTCGACGTCAACGAGGAGGTAGTGCTCTAA
- a CDS encoding gamma carbonic anhydrase family protein, which yields MAIPVLERNCYHQVKAHPSALVSPHASIMGDVTLGRDATVLDGARLRGDDAPITIGDETNLQENVVVHADVGDPVVVGNHVTVGHRAILHGCAIGDNTLVGMGSIVMNRAVVGSNSLVAAGAIVTEDKQFPDGCLIMGVPARIARMLSEDEIALMCVEPADEYLVVRAALHEEGLLAHPEPGQRVFPER from the coding sequence ATGGCGATACCCGTGCTCGAACGTAACTGCTACCACCAGGTGAAGGCGCACCCCTCCGCACTCGTGTCGCCGCACGCCAGCATCATGGGGGACGTGACGCTCGGCCGCGACGCCACGGTGCTCGACGGGGCGCGCCTGCGCGGCGACGACGCCCCTATCACTATCGGCGACGAGACGAACCTCCAGGAGAACGTCGTCGTCCATGCCGATGTCGGCGACCCCGTCGTGGTGGGCAACCATGTGACCGTCGGGCACCGCGCCATCCTGCACGGCTGCGCGATCGGCGACAACACCCTCGTCGGCATGGGGTCCATCGTGATGAACCGGGCGGTCGTGGGATCGAACAGCCTGGTCGCAGCCGGCGCGATCGTGACCGAGGACAAGCAGTTCCCCGACGGATGCCTGATCATGGGCGTGCCCGCGCGCATCGCGCGCATGCTCTCCGAGGACGAGATCGCCCTCATGTGCGTCGAGCCGGCCGACGAGTACCTCGTCGTGCGCGCCGCCCTGCACGAGGAAGGCCTGCTCGCGCACCCCGAGCCCGGTCAGCGGGTGTTCCCGGAGCGGTAA
- the eno gene encoding phosphopyruvate hydratase, whose protein sequence is MSVIIDVFGREILDSRGNPTVEVEVVLEDGAFGRAAVPSGASTGAFEAVELRDCDKGRYLGKGTLDAVAHVNEEIAEALIGLEADDQRTIDDIMLEVDGTDNKGALGANAILGASLACAKAAAESAELPLYKYVGGANAHLLPTPMMNILNGGVHADNNVDFQEFMIMPVGADSFAEALRWCAEIYHTLKKVLHDAGLGGGVGDEGGFAPNFKTNEEPLEYVTKACEAAGYKPGTDIMFAMDPASTEFYDAEKQKYVLAGEGRELTSAEMVDYWEALVNKYPIISLEDGMAEEDWDGWKALTERIGDRVQLVGDDLFVTNSKRLAKGIEMGCANAILIKVNQIGSLTETLEAIEMAKQAGYACVMSHRSGETEDTTIADLAVAVNTGQIKTGAPCRSDRVAKYNQLLRIEEELDSAAVYAGMSAFYNIKR, encoded by the coding sequence ATGAGCGTCATCATCGATGTGTTCGGTCGCGAGATCCTGGACTCGCGCGGCAACCCGACCGTGGAAGTGGAGGTCGTGCTCGAGGACGGGGCGTTCGGCCGCGCTGCCGTGCCGTCGGGCGCGTCGACCGGCGCGTTCGAGGCCGTGGAGCTGCGCGACTGCGACAAGGGCCGCTACCTCGGCAAGGGCACGCTCGACGCGGTGGCCCATGTGAACGAGGAAATCGCCGAGGCGCTCATCGGCCTCGAGGCCGACGACCAGCGCACCATCGACGACATCATGCTTGAGGTGGACGGCACCGACAACAAGGGCGCCCTGGGCGCGAACGCCATCCTCGGCGCGTCGCTGGCCTGCGCGAAGGCTGCGGCCGAGTCGGCCGAGCTGCCGCTGTACAAGTACGTGGGCGGCGCGAACGCGCACCTTCTGCCCACGCCCATGATGAACATCCTGAACGGCGGCGTGCATGCCGACAACAACGTGGACTTCCAGGAGTTCATGATCATGCCGGTGGGCGCCGACTCGTTCGCCGAGGCGCTGCGCTGGTGCGCCGAGATCTACCACACGCTGAAGAAGGTGCTGCACGACGCCGGCCTCGGCGGCGGCGTGGGCGACGAGGGCGGCTTCGCCCCCAACTTCAAGACGAATGAGGAGCCGCTGGAATACGTGACGAAGGCATGCGAGGCCGCCGGTTACAAGCCCGGCACGGACATCATGTTCGCCATGGACCCGGCCTCGACCGAGTTCTACGACGCCGAGAAGCAGAAGTACGTGCTGGCCGGCGAGGGCCGCGAGCTCACGAGCGCCGAGATGGTGGACTACTGGGAAGCGCTCGTGAACAAGTACCCCATCATCTCGCTCGAGGACGGCATGGCCGAGGAGGACTGGGACGGCTGGAAGGCCCTCACCGAGCGCATTGGCGACCGCGTGCAGCTGGTGGGCGACGACCTGTTCGTCACGAACTCCAAGCGCCTGGCCAAGGGCATCGAGATGGGCTGCGCGAACGCCATCCTCATCAAGGTGAACCAGATCGGCAGCCTCACCGAGACGCTCGAGGCCATCGAGATGGCGAAGCAGGCCGGCTACGCCTGCGTCATGAGCCACCGCTCCGGCGAAACCGAGGACACTACCATCGCCGACCTGGCTGTGGCCGTGAACACCGGCCAGATCAAGACCGGCGCTCCCTGCCGAAGCGATCGCGTGGCGAAGTACAACCAGCTGCTCCGCATCGAGGAGGAGCTCGACTCCGCCGCCGTCTACGCCGGCATGAGCGCGTTCTACAACATCAAGCGCTAG
- a CDS encoding ATP-binding protein: protein MPFVGRERELRTLEQLYETGAFQMPVIYGRRRVGKTSLINKFIEGKPAIVFTARESSARENLVALSKALADFLQAGDIAALDAPAPVFESFDAAFDHVFRIARIRRLVFVIDEYPYLAQSYRPVSSLLQAKIDEEKEASGLFLVLCGSSMSFMEHQVLGYQSPLYGRRTAQIKVEPFDVFDSAKLLEGLSAEDVVAWYGMVGGVPLYLEQCDASATLERNMAENVLRVDSFLYGEPDSYLQQELRDPAMYNAITRAVATGIGRPSEIADAAGVETAAVTGYLKSLIELGVVRKEQPVVDANRKKVRYRIADNLFRFWYRFVPQYATPLQAGRHEEIARLIEERHLSTYLGPTFEDVCRQWLLREMGASRVPLILDIGRWWGNDPARREQAEIDIVALCDEGEVLFAECKWREKPVDADVLETLEHRTRLIPADRRLLFAFSKTGFTEACRDRANAMGATLVSLDEMGL, encoded by the coding sequence ATGCCTTTTGTCGGAAGAGAGCGCGAGCTTCGAACGCTCGAGCAACTATATGAAACGGGCGCGTTCCAGATGCCCGTCATCTACGGGCGCAGGCGCGTAGGCAAGACGAGCCTTATCAACAAGTTCATAGAGGGAAAACCGGCCATTGTGTTCACCGCGCGGGAATCGAGCGCCAGGGAGAACCTCGTCGCGCTCAGCAAGGCTCTTGCCGATTTCTTGCAGGCTGGCGACATTGCGGCGCTCGACGCTCCAGCTCCGGTGTTCGAGTCGTTCGACGCGGCATTCGATCACGTGTTTCGAATCGCGCGCATCCGCCGCCTCGTCTTCGTGATCGACGAATACCCTTATCTGGCACAAAGCTATCGCCCGGTCTCGTCGCTCCTGCAAGCGAAAATCGACGAAGAGAAGGAAGCGAGCGGGCTCTTCCTCGTCCTTTGCGGCTCGTCCATGAGCTTCATGGAGCACCAGGTGCTGGGCTACCAGAGCCCGCTCTATGGGCGGAGAACCGCCCAGATCAAGGTCGAGCCGTTCGATGTGTTCGACTCGGCGAAGCTGCTTGAGGGCCTTTCCGCGGAGGACGTCGTGGCGTGGTACGGCATGGTGGGCGGCGTTCCGCTCTACTTGGAGCAATGCGACGCGTCCGCGACGCTAGAAAGGAACATGGCGGAAAACGTGCTGCGGGTCGATTCGTTCCTGTACGGGGAACCCGACTCGTACTTGCAGCAGGAGCTACGCGATCCGGCGATGTACAACGCCATCACGCGGGCGGTGGCCACGGGCATAGGAAGGCCGTCCGAAATCGCCGATGCTGCGGGCGTCGAGACGGCGGCGGTCACGGGATATTTGAAAAGCCTGATCGAGTTGGGAGTGGTTCGCAAGGAGCAGCCCGTCGTGGATGCGAACCGCAAAAAGGTGCGCTATCGCATAGCCGACAACCTGTTCCGTTTCTGGTATCGCTTCGTGCCGCAATACGCAACCCCCTTGCAGGCCGGCCGTCACGAGGAGATTGCGCGTCTCATCGAGGAGCGCCACTTGTCCACGTATCTCGGCCCGACGTTCGAGGACGTGTGCAGGCAGTGGCTCCTTCGCGAGATGGGCGCATCCCGCGTGCCGCTCATCTTGGACATCGGCCGCTGGTGGGGGAACGACCCCGCCCGCCGCGAACAGGCCGAGATCGACATCGTCGCCCTTTGCGACGAGGGGGAGGTGCTGTTCGCCGAGTGCAAATGGCGCGAGAAGCCTGTGGATGCGGACGTGCTTGAAACCTTGGAGCACCGCACTCGGTTGATTCCCGCGGACAGGCGCCTGCTGTTCGCGTTTTCGAAGACGGGCTTCACTGAAGCGTGCCGCGACCGAGCGAACGCGATGGGCGCGACGTTAGTGAGCTTGGATGAGATGGGGTTGTAG
- a CDS encoding LytTR family DNA-binding domain-containing protein, translating into MLAGVPLSVAIVEDDDEQADLLERMARRHPQADRLAIERFTSVAELARRAAAPVKPGEPALDVVFMDIRFEGEERTGIDIVAELFPAGCGTQVIYVTGYPEFCTKVYRTEHVYFLTKPVAEPDFNDALDKALQAIERDRGAAIGVTVGSRLVKVPPQRISYIESDRRKVRIYLVDGTVLESYAALGALAALLPGSFAQCHKSFIVNMTCVEQLEPDAVRLSSGEAVPLSRGRRREVKERFLSHLRACL; encoded by the coding sequence ATGCTGGCAGGCGTTCCCTTGAGCGTGGCAATAGTGGAAGATGATGACGAGCAGGCGGACCTGCTCGAGCGGATGGCCCGCCGCCACCCGCAGGCGGATCGGCTCGCGATCGAGCGTTTCACGAGCGTTGCCGAACTCGCGCGTCGCGCGGCGGCACCCGTCAAGCCGGGCGAGCCGGCGCTCGACGTCGTGTTCATGGACATCCGCTTCGAGGGCGAGGAGCGTACCGGCATCGACATCGTGGCGGAGCTCTTCCCGGCCGGCTGCGGTACTCAGGTGATCTACGTGACCGGCTACCCAGAATTCTGCACGAAGGTGTACCGGACGGAGCACGTCTACTTCCTCACGAAGCCCGTCGCTGAGCCTGATTTCAACGACGCGCTCGACAAGGCGCTGCAGGCCATCGAGCGCGACCGCGGCGCGGCCATCGGGGTGACGGTGGGCAGCCGCCTGGTGAAGGTGCCGCCTCAGAGGATCAGCTACATCGAGAGCGACCGCCGCAAAGTGCGCATCTACCTGGTGGACGGCACGGTGCTGGAGAGCTACGCCGCGCTCGGCGCTCTGGCCGCGCTGCTGCCCGGCTCGTTCGCCCAGTGCCACAAGAGCTTCATCGTCAACATGACCTGCGTCGAGCAGCTCGAGCCCGACGCCGTGCGCCTGTCCTCCGGCGAGGCCGTGCCCCTGAGCCGCGGTCGCCGCCGCGAAGTGAAGGAGCGGTTCCTGTCGCACCTGCGCGCCTGCCTGTAG
- a CDS encoding PTS sugar transporter subunit IIC yields the protein MSEHAVSAFLKRKDIEISFQRYAIDALSAMAQGLFASLLIGTILTTVGDLSHVAFFNQIGDFAKSVAGPAMAIAIGYALRTPPLVLFSLAAVGFAANAAGGAGGPLAVLVIAIVASELGKAVSKETKVDIIVTPAVTVAGGCGLALAVAPWIGALASSVGGFIMWATELQPLFMGIIVSVVIGIALTLPISSAAICAALGLTGLAGGAALAGCCAQMVGFAVMSFRENRWGGLLSQGLGTSMLQMGNIMKRPVIWLPPIIASAVTGPIATCVFVLQQNGPAVASGMGTCGLVGPIGVYTGWVAQAAAGGPAAGAFEWIGLVLVCFVLPAVLTWAIAAAMRKAGLIREGDLKLED from the coding sequence ATGTCAGAACACGCCGTTTCCGCCTTCCTTAAACGGAAGGACATCGAGATCTCGTTTCAGCGCTACGCCATCGACGCGCTGTCGGCCATGGCGCAGGGCTTGTTCGCGTCGCTGCTCATCGGCACCATCCTCACCACGGTAGGCGATTTGTCGCACGTGGCGTTCTTCAACCAAATTGGCGACTTCGCCAAGAGCGTGGCGGGGCCGGCCATGGCCATCGCCATCGGCTACGCGCTGCGCACCCCGCCCCTCGTGCTGTTCTCGCTCGCGGCCGTGGGCTTCGCAGCCAACGCGGCGGGCGGCGCGGGCGGGCCCTTGGCCGTGCTCGTCATTGCTATCGTTGCCTCCGAGCTGGGCAAAGCGGTGTCGAAGGAGACGAAGGTGGACATCATCGTCACGCCGGCCGTCACCGTGGCGGGCGGCTGCGGGCTGGCGCTGGCCGTGGCTCCGTGGATCGGGGCGCTCGCGTCGTCGGTGGGCGGGTTCATCATGTGGGCGACCGAGCTGCAGCCGCTGTTCATGGGTATCATCGTGTCGGTGGTCATCGGCATCGCGCTCACGCTGCCCATTTCGTCGGCGGCCATCTGCGCGGCCCTGGGGCTCACGGGGCTGGCCGGCGGCGCGGCGCTCGCGGGATGCTGCGCGCAGATGGTGGGCTTCGCCGTGATGAGCTTCCGCGAGAACCGCTGGGGCGGCCTCTTGTCCCAGGGCCTGGGCACGTCGATGCTGCAGATGGGCAACATCATGAAGCGGCCCGTCATCTGGCTGCCGCCCATCATCGCCTCGGCCGTCACCGGGCCTATCGCCACCTGCGTATTCGTGCTGCAGCAGAACGGCCCGGCCGTGGCCTCGGGCATGGGCACGTGCGGGCTGGTGGGCCCCATCGGCGTATACACCGGCTGGGTGGCCCAGGCGGCCGCCGGTGGGCCGGCCGCGGGTGCCTTCGAGTGGATCGGCCTCGTGCTGGTGTGCTTCGTGCTGCCTGCGGTGCTGACCTGGGCCATCGCCGCCGCCATGCGCAAGGCTGGCCTCATCCGCGAAGGCGATCTGAAGCTGGAGGATTAG